ACCTACCCGAAGTCCTCCAATCCGGAGCTACAAAGGCGGATAGAGTCAGAGCTTGAGATAAACCATGACTGCGAGATCATCGTCGATGCAGTAGAGATCTCTAATAGGCATTCAATTTCGGTACTGGTTGCAATCGACTCTGATATAATATCTGACACCAATTCAGACGCAATTCGTTCGATAATAGAAGACCTCACTGGCGATCCGTTAATCGAGATAATATCTGCCGAAGATCTATAGTCGCCTTCCAAATCAACGAAACCTTCAGAGAGGGCGGGTCTCGAGAATAGGTTACTCACGGGTAATCTGTTTTAGGAAGCGAGTGCTGGGTGCGGTGAGCGACGAAGGATGGTTGAGCACTTCCAAGAATAGTCCACTCTCGGAAGGGCAAGATACGCTATAAACAATTAACATTACGTTCCAGCGTCGGGAAATTGGTGAGAAGGCGATACTAAGTCAGAACTCAGAACAGGAGGTCGGGCAAGTGAGGACGAAGCAGGCTTGATATTGCGATAGCGCAAAGATAGGTCTACCGCGACGCGAGACAGGTACGACACGCGTCCACTGTATCTGAGATATCCACTGTGGATGCGTGCTATTTCGTGAGATAAGCCACCATTTTCCGGCATATCGATGGGGTAACAATGTGGGTGCGCACTCGTACCACGGAACATTATGCAACAGAGAGTTAATCGAAGAACCGCGCTGAAGGGCGCTGGTACCATCGCGACCGTCGGCGGCCTCGGCGCGCTCGGCATTCATGCGGCGCGGCCCGCGTCCGCGGCCGAATTGACGCTTCAAAGCATCGAACTCGGCGGCGTCGACAAGACAGTTGGGCCGAACGAGACCGTAACTGACATACGGCTTACGGGCGGGCTCACTGCGGAGTATAAATCGCAGGAAACTGCCGTTCGCCACATCACTGTTGGGGGCGGACTGAGATTCCAGGGTAAGAACTCCGGGGACATCATTCGAGATCGGAAGGAGTACACGGACGTTGCCCCCCACCAGGGTACCGTGCAGTCCGAAATGGATGTCTCGCTTCGCGAGGATGCGCAGTGGTTCGCCCAGACGGACATAAACCCCGACATAGGCAATTCCGTCGAATGGACGTTCAAACTCGACATGCACGTCTCTCTCAACGCCGCGCCGGATGGGGAGGGGGTGGATATAATGGGCCAGGGGTACTCGGACACGGCGACCGTGAAGATTTCCCGCCCCATGACCGGCGAGACGTACATCGAGTTCAGCGGGCAGTACGAGTTCAGCATTGAGACTGACGAGTAGAGCAGAACACTGCATTCATTCGTTTCAGATATTGGTCGTGTTCCGTGCTTGTACAGAAGCGTGAAGTCCGTCGACGGTCGCACTCGCGAACCCCGCGAACCTCGCCGCCTCAGCGAACCCGACCATCGCGCCGACAGAATGAAGTTTCGTGATTTTACGTAGGAACGCGAACCAACCATGCGCACCGAACGGAACAAGGACGGCACCTGGAACGTCTGGATGACCCGCGACGAGTACCGAGAGATACCTCGGCACGCCGGTCGGGCCTCGAAGAAGTCGCCCTCTGACTGATGGGCGACCGCGGGCTTCGCGTCGCCGAAGTCCTCGACGTCCGCCCGTGCGACGTCTCTCGCCGGAGCGACGGTCGGCACTACAAGCTCGAAGTCGTCGGCGGGAAAGACACCAGCGGCGAGTACGACGGCGGCAAGCACCGTGAGACGTGGGTCCCGCTCGACCTCGAGGCACACATCAACCGAATCGTAAACGCTGACGTAAACGAGATCGACGACCGTGACTGCCTCGTCGACAGGTCCCAGTGTACACTATAGAACTGGGTGGACGCCGCCGCCGCCCGAGCTGCCGACGAGAACGGCGATGATGACTACCGGCGCGTGAGTACACACTACCCCCGGCGGTGCTGGGCCAACCATCTGCTCGTCGAGGAGAACGTCAGTCCGCAGCTCGTCATGGCACTCGGTGGGTAGAGTTCTTACGACGCTATTGAACCGTACCTTGGTGCATTCACTAAGGAGAACATCAATTCGTCGATGGTCAGCGATGACCCCTGGTATTCAGGACCTCGTCGTCATGGTTGTTTTTACTCAGAAGATGCTCTTCCTACTAAACGAAACCTGCTCAATCATCCAGATAAAAAGGACAGTCCAAAACCACATCGAATCCTCGCAGGATTCCTCTTTGGCTGTAGTTCAACAGTCCTCTTCGTCGGTGCGGATTTAGGAAAGACGCTACTCCACCGTATCCGGTTACTACGCTTATGCGAGTGGAGGTCCAATTCTCTTGGCATTATGGGTTACGTGTTCGAGACGAAGGTGAAGTTCGGCGATACGGGGGACGTCGTCGACTATCGCCGTGAGCAGATCGGGCGGCTCGATAAGTTCCGCGAGTACTTCGACGGCGCCGAAGAGGTGTTCGCAGTTACCTACAGTGACTCGCCGGAGACCTTACTGAAGATGCTCGGCGAGTTTGAGATTGGCCGGTTGGAGGTCGTCGTCGGCAACGTCGAAGACTACCGTGAGCAGCTCACCGATAAGCCGGCCCGGGCCGATCGGCTCGAACGGTTACGCAGCGACGGCCGGCTCGTCATCTACACCTGTCCTGGATGGGGTGTCCACACGAAGCTCTACCTCATCAAGCACGGGGGTGGGGACTGGACGCTCATCGACACGTCAGCGAACCTGTCGAAGACGGGGTGGGGGCATCAGACCAACATGGCGACGGTGTACGAGACGGATGGGTCAACAGTCATCGACGAAGAGTTCCACGAGTCCTACGTGCTGCACCGTGACACGTATGGCGAGGAGTTCATGCAGGACTTGAGCGAGCGGTTGGAGGATGTTGAAGATGAAGAGGAGCGCGAGCAGATTATTGACAGTTGGGTGGATGGACGCTCAACGGCGAAGAGCGAGTCCGAGGAGTTGAATGAACGGTTCATGGACGAGGTCGACCAGTTCGTCAGCCATGAACTCGTCAAGGATGGTGAAGACGCGGACAAAACGATCGCCATCGGGGACGAAGGGGGCGGGGTTGATACGGAGTTCGGGATCTCGTTGCGAAACTTCGATTCAGGGTTCAAGAAAGACCTGATAGACGCGTCTCGGGAAACAGACATCACGGTCACCGATAATACGCTCCGTAGCACCGTGCGGGGCGTCTCGCAGTACTTCGAGCGACAGTATGGAATCCCGTCGATGTGGTTCAACGATGAGACAGGCGATCTCTTCCTGCAGACGGGCGACAGTGAGTTCCCCACGCGGATGTCTCTACCTGTACCTGAAAGTTCGGACGCCATCAACCGAGAACTTGCCAAACTAGAGGAGTACATCGAAACGGTTGACGAGTACGGCGAGACGAACGCGCCGGAGGCGGTGAAGGCTCACCTCTTCGAGGGACTAATCTGGGTCTTCTGGGCGCCGTTCATCAACAAATACGCGAGTGTCTACCGGATGGCAGATATGAACCTCGATAAGAACTTACCTTACCTCTACATACATGGTGAGTCAGATGCAGGGAAGGGGACATTCCTCGAGTTTGCGCTCCAGAAGATTTCGAACGGGTCGGTCACTGCCAGCGAGGATGCGGACAAGGTGGGTGCAAAGTCCATCCAACAACTCCAGTACACGAACACGGTGTTTCCGTATGCGGTCGACGACATTCCGAAACGGGATATTCACCGTTACACGACGCTACGGAACATGTGGAACAACAACTGGAGTTCTGACTGTGACTTTCCGGCAACTGCCTTCGTTAGCAACGACAAGCGCCCGAAGAAGTGGGTCCGGAACCGGTCGAAAGTTCTCCACTTCGATGTTGTGTTCCGCTCGACGAAACAAAGCGAGGCGGCAGTGGCGAAGCTGAAGCGCCGGGATAACATGACGTTCAACTGGTTTTCCACGCTAATGATCGAGTCAGAGGTGTCGATTGGCGACCACGATGACACTCTCCGTAACGCACGAAACACTTTCGTCGAACTGTACAGGCGGGCCAACCGGGAATTGCCGGTGTACTTCCCGAGAGAGCCTGCCGATAAGGTATACAGTACAGGGCGGCGGCGGTGGCGGAACGCTTGGGAAGACTCGTTGTTCGAAGTCGAAGAGCGGCGCGGAGAGCTAGTGTGCACATTCCCGGAGCTCGAACGACCGGAACTCTACCGGTACGAGAAGACAATCCCGACACGGCTGCGGGCGAACGTCGAGGGGAACCGCGTAGTGATTGGGGCCGGCCGTGAGGCGTTTGAGGACTGGTTAGAGGAAGACCTCACGCAACACTCTGGGCTGAGGGCACACGTCACAGAATTGTTCGGATGAAAATTGGGACGAACGAAGTTTGTTGAATTTCTGGAAATAGGTGCTTCGGGGGCACGACCTCTTTGATGAGACTCGGATTTGATTGAACAAGTTGGACTTGGTGTACTTCTAAGATGCTATCATTTGCCGGCGTGAACGGGAACGCTGGTTTTGTTAGTCGTCGGCCTCGATTGCGGCACGTTCCGCTTCTTCGGCTTCCTCTTCTTCTCTTTCCTCGGATTCTTTTTTATCTTTGATCTTCTTCAGGCGGAAGATCTCCTCGCGCTCCTGCTCCTCGAGCTTCTGCTCGATGTACTCCTGGTTGTCGTAGAGCTCCGGGAGGAGCTTGAACTCGAGGGCGTTCACGCGACGTTTCGTCGTCTCGATCTCCTTGAGCATCTTCTTCATCGCCGTCTCGACCTCGGCGGCGAGGATGATGGACTCGAGGAGGTCCTCGTACGCTTCCGCGGCCTCGTCGATGCGCGCCGACGTGCCGAGGACGCCGTACCCGCGCTCGTCGAGGCTCTTCTTGACCTTCGAGGACTCGATCTGGGGGACGACGACGCCCATGATGTTGTTCGACTCCGTCGTGATCTCCGGGTGCTCCTTGAGCGCCGCGGCGGCACCGCGGACCGCGACGTCGCCCTCCATCGCGCGAGCCATGTTGATCTTCTTCTGGGCCGTCTGGTAGTCCTCCTCCAGCCCGCCGCGGACGTCCTGGGCCTTGTCGAGGATGTCCATGAACTCCATGATGAGGCCGTCGCGCTTCTGCTCCAGCGTGTCGTGGCCGCGCTCGGACAGCTCGATGCGGTCCTCGATCGCCATGAGGTTCTTCCGAGTGGGCTTGACGTCCTTGGCCATTAGGTGAGGATTGCGGAGCCAGCCGGTTAACCCTTTACGATTGTTCCGTGCGCGAACGCACGATGACCGCGCTGGCGGCCGTCCCAGCGGGAGCGTTGTCGTGCCCGGCGACCGTTCCAACCGGGAGCGTGGTCGTGCCCGGCGACCGATCCAGCGCGGAACCAGTTCGCGGGTCGAATCGACGCGTCGCTCGTCGACCTCGCGTCAGCCAGCGCGAAAAGGGAAGTCGGAGCCGCTAGTCGGCGGCGACTTCTTCGCCGACGTCTTCCTTGTAGTACTCGTCGATGAGCT
Above is a genomic segment from Halorubellus sp. JP-L1 containing:
- a CDS encoding V-type ATP synthase subunit D — protein: MAKDVKPTRKNLMAIEDRIELSERGHDTLEQKRDGLIMEFMDILDKAQDVRGGLEEDYQTAQKKINMARAMEGDVAVRGAAAALKEHPEITTESNNIMGVVVPQIESSKVKKSLDERGYGVLGTSARIDEAAEAYEDLLESIILAAEVETAMKKMLKEIETTKRRVNALEFKLLPELYDNQEYIEQKLEEQEREEIFRLKKIKDKKESEEREEEEAEEAERAAIEADD